The sequence CGCCGCCGTCGGCGTGGGCGGCCTGCCCCGGCCGCCCCGGGCAGGCCACGCGGCGGCCGGGGGCGATCCCGGGCGTTGCTGCGTTCCTGGACGATCCCGGGACTGTCCTGGGCCTCCGGGGGCTGCGCTGGGACCGCCCCCGGGGGTCGCCCCACTCCACTTCGGCGCTCGGTTCCGGCCGTGGCCGTCCCCCCTCTCGACCGGCCCGGCCACAAGGCTCCCGTTCCCCGCCGGTATCGTCGGTTCTGTCACCGGTGCACGCGGCCGCCGTCGTCGCTCCGCGCCCGTCCGGCGACCCCGACTGCCGTGATCCACCGCGATCCGCCTCGAACGACACCCCGTGGAGTCCGCATGCCCGGCCTGCCCGCCGCCCGCCGTACCGTGCTGAAGGGCGCCGCGCTCGCCGGTGCCGCCGGCCTCGGAGCGGCCGCCTGCTCGACCGAGTCCAAGCTCGGGCATGCCAAGAACCCCACACCGACCGCACCCGTCGCCCTCGGTGCGGCCTCCGAGGTGCCGGTCGGCGGCGCCAAGCTCTACCGGGAACAGCGCCTCCTCGTGAGCTGCCCGGCCCAGGGCGAGTACAAGGCGTTCAGCGCCCAGTGCACCCACGGCGGCTGCGTCCTGACCAAGATCGAAGGCACCGAGGGCCACTGCCCCTGCCACGGCAGCCGCTTCGACACGACCACCGGCGAGGTCATCGAGGGCCCGGCCACCGTGCCGCTCCCCGCCGTCCCGGTCACCGCCGAGGGCGGAAAGCTCGTCGCGGGCCCCGACGCCTGAACCACGAGCGCCGGACGGCCGGGCCCCAGCCCGGCACCCCGAGAGGCACGGCGCCGCCGGCCGCGCCGCAGTCCGGCCCCTCCGGAGCAGCACACGGGGCTCGTCCGCCCCGCAGGCATCAGCCGCCAGGCTCACCAGCTCCCCGGGCCCGGCCACGCCCCAGGCACCAGCCGCCAGGCATACCGGCCGCCAGGCTCACCAGCTCACGGGACCCGGCCACGCCCCAGGCACTCGGCCGCGAGGCACACCGGCCCGCAGGCTCACCGGGGCCCGGCCACGCCGCAGGCACCGGGCGGAAACGCACACCGCGGGCCCCGCAGGCACACCAGCCGGCGGGAGCCCGGTGGCCGGCCGGACCTTCACTCCCAGTCCCAGTCGATCCCGATCAGGCCCGGCCGTACGCCCTCCTCCACCAGGTGCACGGTCCGGTGCCGGCCGGTCAGCGTGAGGTCCCCGCGGGCCCCGCGCGCCGCCCCCGCCGTCGCCTGGACGAAGCGGCGGCACCGCACCGGGAGCGCGGCCTCGTCGAACCCGACCTGGAGCACGTACTGGCCGCCCCCGAAGGTGAAGCCGCGCACGTACTCGCCGCTCGATCCCCCCGTACCGTCGTGGAAGCCGTATCCGAAGAGGTACGTCTCGCCGGACCGCAGCCGGGTGTCGAACAGCAGCTCCGCCACCAGCACCCCCGTGTCCCCGTCCCAGCGGACCCGGCCCGTCCGGCAGTTCTCCAGCGCCCGCACCGCGATCCGCGAAGGGTCGCAGCCGGGGTCGCCCCGGTACACCGCGAGATAGCGGTCCACGCCGTCCCGGTGCGCGCGCACCACATGCCGGGAGGTGCGGCCGGCCAGCTCCCGGCGGGCCCCGATCCGTACCCGCTCCTGGTGTCCCACCGTGTGCAGCCCGCCGTCCACGGGGGACTCCATCGCGGCGAGGAGCCGTTCCACCGAGCCCGACGCCTCCATCAGCGACCGGTACGAACGCCCCGCCGGGCGGTCCGTCTCGCCCGGCGCGTCGCCGTCGCGCAGCAGCCTCGACAGTGAGTCCTCCGGCAGTGCGAGCACCTCCTCCAGTGCCCGAACGGCCCGCAGGGACTCGGCCCGCCGGGGGCGGCGCACCCCCTGCTGCCAGTAACTGAGGCTGGTCACCCCGAGCTTGACGCCCCGGTGCGCCAGGTGGTGCTGCACCCGCTGGAGCGGCAGCCCGCGCACCGACAGGGCCGTGCGCAACGCCAGATGGAACGGTCCGGTCCGCAGAACCCGCGCCAGTTCGGTGTCGGTCTCGGTCTGCCGCATGGGCGGGCCTCCGGTGAACGTTCACGTGGGGAGTGGCGACACCGACCCCGGGGGATGCGGGGGAGCAGGTGACCGGGGCGGTGCCGTTCACACCGACGCCGTGCCGTTCACACCGTGATGTCACCTCGCATTGAAGCGTGTTGACCTGCTCCGGACAACGCCGGATGCTCTTCGTCAGCGTCCGGACGCGCTCCTCCGATCCCCACCCCCGTTTCGGGAGGAACGCCATGCGCAACCGAAAAGTCAGCCCCAGACGGCACGGAAGGTCAGGGAGGTCCGGGAGGCGCGAAAGGCTCTCGTTCACCGCCCTCGTGGCCGCCGCGCTGCTCGCCGTCCCCGCTGCCACCGCCACCGCCACCGCCGCCCAGCCCCCCGCCACGACCGGCTCCAGCGTCGCCGCCGCTCAGCGGCTCAACATCACCATGCAGGCGCAGCAGCAGAGCAACTGGTGCTGGGCGGCCGGCGGCAACACCATCGCCACCTGGTTCGGGCGCGGCTACTCCCAGAACCAGTTCTGCAACGCCGCCTTCAATCGCAGCCAGAACACCCAGTGCCCCAACTCCCAGGCCACCCTGGGCCATGTCCAGACCGGCCTGTCCTGGGCCGGGATCAGGCCCGGCAGCTACGTCACCGGCTGGCTGCGCTATACGACCGTGCAGACCGAGATATCCGCCCGGCGCCCCGTCGAGACCCGGATCCAGTGGTCGTCCGGCGGCGGCCACATGCATGTCATCTACGGGTACGACGACGCCAACAGCTGGGTCTACTGGGGCGATCCCTGGCCCTCCAGCGACCGCTACAACTGGGCCTCGCACGCCTGGTACGTGAACAACAACCAGTTCTCCTGGACCCACTCGCTCTACCGGATCGGGGCGTGAGGACATGAACTCCACCACCCGGCGGACCTCCACCGCACGGAGCACCGCGACCACCCGGCGCACGCCCGCCGCGCGGCAGGCGGCCACCACCCGGCGCCTCGCCGTCGCCACCGCGCTCACCGCGACCGCCCTGTTCACCGCCGCCGCTCCCGCCCTCGCCGACGACGGCCGCGCGGCCCCGCCGAAACTGAGCGCGTCGACCCTCGAAGCCGCCCACGAGGCCGCGACCGAGCCGGCCACCCTGGCCACCCTGTCCCGGTTCTTCGCCCGGGAGGGCGCGGTGAGCAGGAAGGCGAGCGCACCGCGGATCGCGGGCGAGGCCGTGCCCGTGCGCACGCTCTCGGCCGCCTTCGTCGCCGGAGAGCCCGGAGCCGCCCCGAGCACCTTGGACTACCTGGCCAGCACCGCCGTCTCCTCCGACGGCCAGAAGGCCTCCCTGTGGACCCTTCCCGAGGCGGGCGCCGACGGCGACTGGCAGGTGGTGAACATCGCCACCGGCGACGACGAGGCCCGCTACGCCGCCCGGGGCGCCCGCGCACTCCCCGGCGGCACGGTCTTCCGTGAACCGCAGATCGACGCCTGGTACGTCCACGACGACTCCCGGGTCCTCCCGCTCGACCAGGACGCGAGGACCGCTGTGGGAGCGAAGGGCACCACGCTCGACGCCTACCGGACCCGGGTGAAAGAGGCGTACGGCGACAAGCTGCCCGGGTCCGGATACGCCCGCTCCGGCCAGGCGGGCGGCTACGGCCCCCAAGCGGCCCCGGGCCCCGAAGCAGCCACCGGACCCGCACCGGCCCCCGGCCCCGTCTCCGGCCCGGCGGCGGACCGGGCGACCCCGGACCGCGCCGAGGGCGCCGCACTCGCGAATGCGGCCCAGGGCCCCGACACGGCCCTGACCGCGGTCTCCACCACCGCCGGGGCCGGGGCGCTGCTCGCCCTGGCCCTGTGCGGGGCCGCCGCGCTGCGCCGCCGGAGCCGTACCGGGCGATCCCCGGCCACGGACGCCTGAGCACCGGCTCCAGCGGCCCACCGGCCCGCGCTCCGGGGTGCGGAGCACCCCACGGCACTCCGGAGCGCGGCACCACGCGAGGACGACGCGCTGTCACTGCCCGCAAGTAGGGTGTGAGACATGGCAGACCCCTCCAGCTACCGCCCCAAGCCGGGACAGATCCCCGACTCCCCGGGGGTCTACAGGTTCCGCGACGAGCACCGCCGGGTGATCTACGTCGGGAAGGCCAAGAACCTGCGCCAGCGCGTGGCCAACTACTTCCAGGACCTGGCGGGCCTGCACCCGCGTACGCGCACGATGGTCACCACCGCCGCCTCCGTCGAGTGGACCGTCGTCTCCACCGAGGTCGAGGCGCTCCAGCTGGAGTATTCCTGGATCAAGGAGTTCGACCCCCGGTTCAACGTCAAGTACCGCGACGACAAGAGCTATCCCTACCTCGCGGTCACGCTCAACGAGGAGTTCCCCCGCGTCCAGGTCATGCGCGGCGCCAAGAAGAAGGGCGTGCGCTACTTCGGTCCGTACGGCCACGCCTGGGCGA is a genomic window of Streptomyces sp. YPW6 containing:
- a CDS encoding Rieske (2Fe-2S) protein → MPGLPAARRTVLKGAALAGAAGLGAAACSTESKLGHAKNPTPTAPVALGAASEVPVGGAKLYREQRLLVSCPAQGEYKAFSAQCTHGGCVLTKIEGTEGHCPCHGSRFDTTTGEVIEGPATVPLPAVPVTAEGGKLVAGPDA
- a CDS encoding papain-like cysteine protease family protein, whose translation is MRNRKVSPRRHGRSGRSGRRERLSFTALVAAALLAVPAATATATAAQPPATTGSSVAAAQRLNITMQAQQQSNWCWAAGGNTIATWFGRGYSQNQFCNAAFNRSQNTQCPNSQATLGHVQTGLSWAGIRPGSYVTGWLRYTTVQTEISARRPVETRIQWSSGGGHMHVIYGYDDANSWVYWGDPWPSSDRYNWASHAWYVNNNQFSWTHSLYRIGA